The following proteins come from a genomic window of Malus domestica chromosome 02, GDT2T_hap1:
- the LOC139191513 gene encoding uncharacterized protein → MDKATAKVESSLPQPSKGPKPSLSGKIVPNSIHSNLIPRNAPFSHRFMQSKKEENEKDIVETFGKVQVNIPLLDAIKQVPRKLKATARKDHFPLPFIYQMLKRLAGHSFYCFLDGYSGYNQIVIAPDDQEMTTFTCPFGTFAYRQMPFGFSHVSKMHVHDEDPLPIPETFPDEQLLSIKISWGHFPSSHGFLYILLAVDYVSKWVEAKSTHTNDSKVVADFIKTNIFARFGMPKVLISDGGSHFCNQIIEALLTKYNVTHKVSTPYHPQTSGQANVSNREIKQILEKTVRPTRKDWSLHLDDALWIRNEAYENAHIYKEKTKAAHDKIIRGKTFSLGRKCYSSTPAFVCFRSKFKVNGHCLKPYHETFKEHAMEDIPLHAVGPIEA, encoded by the exons ATGGACAAagccacggcaaaggtggaatcatctttgccgcagccttccaagGGCCCTAAACCATCACTATCAGGTAAGATTGTTCCCAATTCGATCCATTCTAATCTAATTCCACGCAATGCACCTTTCTCTCATAGAttcatgcaatcaaagaaggaagagaatgaGAAGGACATTGTTGAGACGTTTGGGAAGGTGCAAGTGAatattcccctccttgatgcaataaagcaagttccaag gaagctcaaggCCACCGcaaggaaagatcacttccctttgccgttcatttatcaaatgcttaaaaggttagctggtcattctttttattgctttcttgatggttattcgggatataatcagattgttatAGCTCCAGATGATCAAGAAATGactacttttacttgtccatttggtacttttgcttatcgtcaAATGCCATTCGGTTTCAGCCacgtttcaaagatgcatg TGCATGATGAAGACCCATTGCCTATTCCAGAAACATTCCCAGACGAGCAATTGCTatccattaag atttcatggggtcattttccttcttcacatggtttcctttatatattacttgctgtggattatgtgtccaaatgggtggaagcaaaatccACCcatactaatgattctaaagtggttgcagattttattaaaactaacatatttgcaaggtttggaatgccaaaagtacttataagtgatggaggttcccatttttgcaatcaaatcATTGAGGCGCTACTCACGAAGTATAATGTTACGCATAAGGTCtccacaccttatcatcctcaaacaagtgggcaagccAATGTGTCAAAtagggaaatcaagcagattttggagaagacggtTAGACCAACtaggaaagattggagcttgcatTTGGATGATGCATTGTGG ATTAGGAATGAAGCTTATGAAAACGCTCACATCTACAAGGAGAAAACCAAGGCAGCCCATGACAAGATTATTCGTGGCAAGACATTCTCTTTaggcagaaagtgttactcttCAACTCCAGCCTTCGTTTGTTtccgg tccaaattcaaGGTCAATGGACACTGTTTGAAGCCCTACCACGAGACTTTTAAAGAGCATGCCATGGAGGatatacccctccatgccgttggCCCTATTGAAGcataa